In the Leptospira neocaledonica genome, ATGAAATTCCTGAAGAATAGAATTTCCTCCATACACAGTCATTCTTTCCGATGTTTTTCCAGCGAAGTGATTAGCAGCGAATCCGAATGCGAATTTTTTCCAATAATAGATTGCCCCCAGACTATAAGCAAGACCTCGCTTGTATGCAGGATCGTCTACCTGCATAGGAGTAGCACCGGTTAGATTGCCCGCTTTTGCACTTACATGATCTAAATAATTTTCTGTAGCAGGTCGATATGTTCCAAGTCCCGCTCCAAAATAGATCTCTAGATCCTTTCTTTTAGCTTGGTCGATTGTATAGGGGCTTGCTCCTTTGTCACCTTCAAGTTCGGATTTTTTGGTAGGTTCAGGTGTTGGTGGAGGTGGTTCTTCCACAATTGTACTTTGCTGTTTTATTTTTTCCTCCGATTCCTTCTTTTCTTGAGCTGTAGGTTCTTTGTAGCTAACTCTTTGGATCTCTTTTTTATTGAGTTGTTTAACCTTACCATCTTCCATTTTGATCTGCATTGTTGTCGCAGTTTGTTGGATGACTTCTCCGCGTAATATCTGCCCGTTCCTCATGTAAATCGTTTGCTGTTCTGAAAATAATTCGATTATGGGAGAAGATACTAAAAGGAATAATAAGCAGATTCTTATGTTGGAGCTTCCCATAACGTGCCTATTGGAACGGATGTTTATTCGATAGGCAATAACTTATTAAGCGAAGTTGAGTAAAAGGTGTTCTAATTTTTCAATTCTTTGAATAGGAAAGCAATATCATGTGTCTATCAAGTTTTTCAGATCTTTCCATTGAGAAAAAATACGCGCGGTTTGACATATCTAACAACCGCCTATTTTATGAGATCATTATTCTTTCTTCGAGTTTTGGATTTCTTCTTTCCTTTACTTTGCGGAATTTGCGGCAGAGAAGACTTCTTTTCCTTAAAAATCGGTCTTTGCAAGAGATGCACCAATGCTGTCCGGACTTCCAAACCTTCTGCCAGATGTAATGTATGCTTTTCTCCATTATCAGATATATCTGTGGTTTGCGGATTCTGCGATTCTCGGAATATATTTTTCACTAAAGTGTATAGTCTTAGGGATAGAAATGATCTTCTCGGAGAACTATTGAACAAGCTAAAATCGAATCATGAATATCCTGTGTCCATTTTTCTTTCTTTGGGAATCAGAAGGACTCTAAGGCGGCTTAAAACTTTGGATCTTGATGCTTGTATCCTTCTTCCTAGCTATTCTAAAAACAAAATTTTCAATCCGGTTATGAGGCCATTCTCTCCGAATAAAAGGTTGTATGAAGAATCGAAAAGAATATTAGGAATTCCTTTAATAGATCCCTTGATAAAAACGAGTCCGGAAAGGCAGGCGGGTAAAAGTTTTTCGGAAAGATTCTTCCACGCTTATTCTGCTTGGGAAATCAAAGAAAAATGGAAGAATCGTTGTCCGTCTCGGATATTATTACTGGATGATGTTTTTACTACCGGTGCAAGTGTGAACGAGGCAAGCAGGATCTTAAAGAAGAATGGTACAAAGTCGGTATATGTTTTAACGTATCTAAGGGTCTCGGATTAAACTTGACTACTCTATATATCCGTTTAGTATAGATGGAAGAAGATGATTCGAAAAATTCTACATGTGGATATGGACGCGTTTTATGCATCCGTAGAACAAAGAGATAATCCGGGTTATCGGGGCAAGCCGGTCATTGTTGGAGGTCCTCCGGATTCCAGAGGGGTAGTATGTGCTGCGAGTTATGAGGCAAGAAAATTCGGAGTTCGTTCCGCAATGCCTTGTTCCCAAGCAGCAAGGCTTTGTCCTTCCGGGATCTTTGTAACACCTCGTTTCGAAGCATACAGAAAAGTATCCTCCACGATTAGACAGATATTTTTAGAATACACGGACCTCGTGGAAATGCTCTCCTTAGACGAGGCATTTTTGGACGTCACTCAAAATAAGAAAAATATTCCATACGCAAGCTTGGTTGCCAAAGAGATTAGAGAGAAAATTTTCGAAGAGACTCAGTTAACGGCATCCGCAGGAGTTTCCATTAATAAGTTTCTAGCTAAGATTGCCACGGATCAAAACAAACCTAACGGGATGACGATTGTTCGCCCTGAACAGGCAGAACAATTCATAGAATCTTTGGATGTTTCCGTGTTTCCAGGAATTGGAAAAGTTACATTAAAAAAAATGCATGCACTCGGGATCAAAAAAGGAAAAGACTTAAAGGAAAAAAGCTTGGAGATGTTAGGCCAAAATTTCGGGAAATCGGGTCGTTGGTTCTACGCAGTGTGTAGAGGTTTGGATGATAGACCGGTAGAACCTTATCGGGAAAGAAAATCTTTGGGAGCAGAATCTACTTTTCCGAAAGACCTAGAAAATAGTTCCGAGATATTTAGAGAGCTATCGGATATTGCAGAAGAATTGGAGAGAAGATTACTGCAAAAGCCATTTCCGGGAAAAACAATCACTTTGAAGGTTAAATTTTCAGACTTCACTCAAAAAACCAGAAGTATCACCGAAGACTATTCGTATCTGGATAAAAACGAATTGTATCGAATCGGATCAAAACTTTTGGAAGAATTCATATTAGAATCTGGTAAAGCAGTTTTTCCGATCCGTCTTTTGGGCCTAAGCCTTTCTCATCCGGAATCTTCTTCTAAACATTCTCAGATTAAATTAGAAGACGAAGAAGATCTATTTCCTTCTCTATTCTAAGAGCACACAACAAAAGCCTGGGTAGGACAAATAGATTATTTGGAAGTATCTCCCGAATCAATCCCCGAAGGTACTAAATTTGCAATTCCCTGCCTGAGATTAGCCCATTCTTGCCTACATTTTTTGTCAGAGTCCTTCTCTTCGTTATAATGTAACATGGATCTTCCTGCTGCGAGTCCTGCTAATTTAGAATTATCGAATATTTTCCAGGCTATACTTAATATAAACAAACCGACGAATGGAAGTGCGATCTTTAAAATTCCATGATGTTTGGAATCCATGATTGATCCTAAAAAAGTGCAGATGGATCCGATACTGAACAGATACCAACCAATATAAAAATAATCTTCTGCGATTTCGGAAGCATTATTGATCATGTACCTGCAAAAAGATCCGTCCATCTCCACTAATTCTTTTTTTCCGGAGGGGAGAAGATTTTCTATAAACGGTTTTTCCAATCTGGATTTTCCTAAATAAGGTTGGATCTCTAAGAATAGATTGATCCCAAGATATAACATCCCTATGAAGAATAGTATAAAAAACGGTCTGTATAAAAGTTTAGTCCTTTCCGTTGATCTATAAAGTTCCAATTCGGATTCCGGAACCCCCATCTTCTTAGAGATCCTATCCTTGTATTGTTGGAAGGCTAAATTATCCATAAAAGGAATATAATCAGTAGCAGGAAGGGAATCCTTTGTCTCTTTACTTTGAAGCCAGATATTTACTTCGTTTAAAGCTTTGGTTTTAGAAACCTTGAAATACGGAAAAATAAGACGGATCAGAAACATATTGTTTTCCTAATGTATAAAATCGGAAGAAACAGATTGGCTGGTCAGATTAGAAAAACTTTAGGTTGTATGCAAGGCGATTTTTAGAACGTAATATAATAAGAAGATTAAAACTTCTCTAAAATAGCTAAAATTTCCTTCCCATATTGTCTAACTTTGGCTTCTCCCATGCCCTTGATTGCCATTAGGTCTTCCAGGCTTTCCGGCTTTTGGGATACGATCCTGACGAGTACAGGATTTTGGAGCACCATAAACTTCTTCCATTTATTGCGTCTAGCAATCCTGTCCCGAAAATTTTTGAGTTCGTTTAGAATGAGTCTGTCTCCGCTAAGTTGTACTTTTTTGCGAGGTTTGTCCGGATCTTCGGAAGATACTTTAGGTTTTCCGAATGCAGTCAGATAAATTTTAGGATATTTATCTCCTTTGACTGAAAGTTTTTTGGTCTTCTGCCAATCTTCGAGAAGTTTAAGAATGGATTCTTCGGGCACATGTTTTAAAGAAGAATAATATTCGGACTTATCTAATCTTCTACGAAGTATATCCTTCGATTTTGCCCCTCTTAATGTTCCAGCGATGATTTTTTTTCCGAATTTAGCTGGATATTCCGAAATCAATCCTTCCACCGATTTGATCTCGTCCGCATCAAAGATATGGGATTCTTTCTCCTTCTTCTTTTCTGCTTTTAATCTTTCTCTTTCCGTATAAGCAAGTCTCGCTGAATGGGAGGATGCAGAGTCAGCACAAGTATCACAGGATCCGCAGTTGGAAATTTCTTCTCCGAAATAATCGCATAAGATCTTTTGCCTACAGTCCGGAGAACTTACATAAGATTTTACATGAGAGAGTAATGTTTCCCCTCCCTTATAATTTGCTTCTTTGGATAAAAGAAAACTTTGTACACTCAAATCGCCAGGTAGAAAGAATAATACACAATCCGAATTTTTGCCGTCTCTCCCGGCTCTTCCCGCTTCCTGATAATAACTTTCCAAAGAAGAAGGTACCTGATAATGCAGGACTAAACGTACATTCGGACTATCCAATCCCATCCCGAATGCGTTTGTGGCTACAAGTATATTTGTTTTTCCGGATGTATATCCTTCCTGTGTTTTCTCCCTGCTCGAATCTGTTCTGCCTGCGTGGTACTTGCCCACTTTATATCCGGATTTGCGAAGAAGTTCGTAAATTTCATCCACCTTTGCGCGAGTAGAACAGTAAATAATAACTTTTCCGGAGACCGATTTTTGAAAATTACCTTTTTCTAATATTTCCAAAAGTAGATTTTCTTTTTCTCTTTCCGAATCTGGGTATACTACTGAGAATTTTAGATTTTCTCTAACGTAGGTGCCTTGCACATATAATGGGAGTTTTAATCCTAAACTGTCAGAAATATCTTTTTTGACCCGATCCGTTGCCGTAGCGGTGAGAGCCACCCAGGGAGTCCCTTCCTGTAAATAAGAACGTAATGTATGCAGTTTTCTGTATTCAGGGCGAAAATCATGTCCCCATTGAGAAACACAATGTGCTTCGTCTACTGCCATCAAACTTACCGGAAGTTTTGGAAGTAGATTCAAGAAAGAACGAGAGACTGCTCGTTCAGGAGAAATGTATAATATTCTAATCTTACCTGTAGCAGCGGAAGATAAAATTCTGATTTGTTCCAGATCATCTTGAGTGGAATTGCAATAAGCCGCTTGGATTCCTCTCGCTTTTAATCCGTCCACTTGATCCTTCATTAGGGCGATCAATGGAGAAATTACTACGGTAAGAGATTTAGACTCAGCGAAGGAAGGTAATTGGTAGATAAGTGATTTTCCGCCGCCAGTAGGCAGAATGGCGAGTACATCTTTTCTTCCTAATAATGCTTGGACTGCTTCCCATTGGCCTTGCCTAAATTGGGAAAACCCGAAATGAGTGTGTAGGATCTTTTTCCAATCCTCTATCGAAGAGGAGACTGTTCCAGTGTTTGCAGACAAGTTGAAACTTTTTCCTTATTCCAGATTTCGGATCTTGCGGTATAGAAATCTTGAGGGATGTAGAGAAGAGTACAAGCTATTTTCGATAGATAATGGTTCGTTTAAAAGAATCTCCGCCAAAATTTCCCCTCCCAATAGGGAAGACAAAACTCCCCTGGATCCCAAACCGCCGAACACAAACAGGTTTTTTTGCGGTTCTAAAAAAGGGAATTCTTTCTTTCGATTTTTAGGTAAACTCATACCGGAGTATATTTTTCGAAAAGGTTCCGGAGAATGGATTGGCCCCAAAATCGGAAACCGATCCGGCGTTTGGGATCGGATCCCTACAAACTGGGAACGAACCTTGATTCGCTCCCAGTTTATGCCTAAGAATGTTTTTCGAGAATATCCCAAAATTTCTTCCTGGTCCTTTGTTCTTGGGTTCGGATCTAATTCGAATTCATCAAATGTAGAACCATTAACCCGGATTCCATTTTTAGTAGGGGTGAGATATTTATCTCCTACTCGGATCGGATCTTTTTTCGATTCTATATTCGGATCTTCTAATATTTCTAATTGTCCTCTCACGGATCTAAGGGAGAAGGGTGACTCTTTCCATAAGTCTTTCAGTAGATTTTCTATCCCGAAAGAATTTGCTAAGATCAAAACTTCCGTTTTACACAAAGTTTTTTTGTTTTCGGAAAATAATGTCCATTCTTCTTTCTCGAATGAGATCGAGCTAACTTTCTCTTGTTTCAGAAGAATGTTCGGATGATCTAAAAGTTTTTGAGTGAGAAGTGGGGTATCTGTCCAAAAACCGGAAGGATAAAAAATACCTTTTGCATTTTCAGGATAATTTTTGCCCAGTTCCGGTTTTAACTCTGCTAATTCTTTGGTTAAGGAATGTATTTTTATTCCTTCTTCCAATCGGATCCAGGGAATATCTTCTCCGGAAAGTTGTAAAGTACCGCAGATTTGATATGAATCTTTTGGAAGTAGATCCGAATAACGACGGATAGAATTCCCAAGACAACGTAGAGTCCATAAACTTGTAGGTGTTTCTTCTTTGGTGATATGAGGATGGGAAATCGCCATGGGAACAGAAGATGCGCGTAATGCGTCATGGTCGTCCCAAACTTCTACCTTAACGCCTCTCCAGGCAAGTGCTCTCGCGATACTTGCTCCTGCGAGTCCTCCTCCCA is a window encoding:
- the dinB gene encoding DNA polymerase IV, whose product is MIRKILHVDMDAFYASVEQRDNPGYRGKPVIVGGPPDSRGVVCAASYEARKFGVRSAMPCSQAARLCPSGIFVTPRFEAYRKVSSTIRQIFLEYTDLVEMLSLDEAFLDVTQNKKNIPYASLVAKEIREKIFEETQLTASAGVSINKFLAKIATDQNKPNGMTIVRPEQAEQFIESLDVSVFPGIGKVTLKKMHALGIKKGKDLKEKSLEMLGQNFGKSGRWFYAVCRGLDDRPVEPYRERKSLGAESTFPKDLENSSEIFRELSDIAEELERRLLQKPFPGKTITLKVKFSDFTQKTRSITEDYSYLDKNELYRIGSKLLEEFILESGKAVFPIRLLGLSLSHPESSSKHSQIKLEDEEDLFPSLF
- the mnmC gene encoding bifunctional tRNA (5-methylaminomethyl-2-thiouridine)(34)-methyltransferase MnmD/FAD-dependent 5-carboxymethylaminomethyl-2-thiouridine(34) oxidoreductase MnmC codes for the protein MIDWKENGTPVSREFNDIYFSPENGLEETKHVFIQGNKLEDRLTSSEVFHSFSILELGFGTGLNFFATWQLWRNCKSKSNIRVLRFTSFEKYPLEIDDIRKAISSFPELNDLLELFLEKYKSLIPGCNTFLFEKENLVLDLWIGDAIQNLPETSGKFDTFFLDGFAPSKNPELWGEDISTQIKRLSNKNATFATFTVARSVKDCLSNAGFTLSKIRGYGRKREMLVGVYESESEPDLNQIPFLRRQYSFAQIPTKVSVLGGGLAGASIARALAWRGVKVEVWDDHDALRASSVPMAISHPHITKEETPTSLWTLRCLGNSIRRYSDLLPKDSYQICGTLQLSGEDIPWIRLEEGIKIHSLTKELAELKPELGKNYPENAKGIFYPSGFWTDTPLLTQKLLDHPNILLKQEKVSSISFEKEEWTLFSENKKTLCKTEVLILANSFGIENLLKDLWKESPFSLRSVRGQLEILEDPNIESKKDPIRVGDKYLTPTKNGIRVNGSTFDEFELDPNPRTKDQEEILGYSRKTFLGINWERIKVRSQFVGIRSQTPDRFPILGPIHSPEPFRKIYSGMSLPKNRKKEFPFLEPQKNLFVFGGLGSRGVLSSLLGGEILAEILLNEPLSIENSLYSSLHPSRFLYRKIRNLE
- a CDS encoding RecQ family ATP-dependent DNA helicase; amino-acid sequence: MSANTGTVSSSIEDWKKILHTHFGFSQFRQGQWEAVQALLGRKDVLAILPTGGGKSLIYQLPSFAESKSLTVVISPLIALMKDQVDGLKARGIQAAYCNSTQDDLEQIRILSSAATGKIRILYISPERAVSRSFLNLLPKLPVSLMAVDEAHCVSQWGHDFRPEYRKLHTLRSYLQEGTPWVALTATATDRVKKDISDSLGLKLPLYVQGTYVRENLKFSVVYPDSEREKENLLLEILEKGNFQKSVSGKVIIYCSTRAKVDEIYELLRKSGYKVGKYHAGRTDSSREKTQEGYTSGKTNILVATNAFGMGLDSPNVRLVLHYQVPSSLESYYQEAGRAGRDGKNSDCVLFFLPGDLSVQSFLLSKEANYKGGETLLSHVKSYVSSPDCRQKILCDYFGEEISNCGSCDTCADSASSHSARLAYTERERLKAEKKKEKESHIFDADEIKSVEGLISEYPAKFGKKIIAGTLRGAKSKDILRRRLDKSEYYSSLKHVPEESILKLLEDWQKTKKLSVKGDKYPKIYLTAFGKPKVSSEDPDKPRKKVQLSGDRLILNELKNFRDRIARRNKWKKFMVLQNPVLVRIVSQKPESLEDLMAIKGMGEAKVRQYGKEILAILEKF
- a CDS encoding ComF family protein — its product is MNKLKSNHEYPVSIFLSLGIRRTLRRLKTLDLDACILLPSYSKNKIFNPVMRPFSPNKRLYEESKRILGIPLIDPLIKTSPERQAGKSFSERFFHAYSAWEIKEKWKNRCPSRILLLDDVFTTGASVNEASRILKKNGTKSVYVLTYLRVSD